Proteins encoded together in one Congzhengia minquanensis window:
- a CDS encoding GNAT family N-acetyltransferase, which yields MSFAVHGLAWDTEYFGFPCANIDISGTLSDNDAKELVRLSRQYRFVTIHNPDALIGNEKTILSLPNTIKTDVNIRLCSSDPAGIEGAVSALPLEIKEGYSVVLDNNMPLSPDVFDAVQGSFVHSRFYQDKHITTEKADGVFYNWLKNAQNRPDKYFCICRYQGRCAGVMLLSFIDKKSIVIELLSVCKTFQNTGIGTLMMRRLGVFRAEKNVTKILVGTQERNSAALAFYKKNNFKTDRKTHIYHMWNN from the coding sequence ATGTCATTTGCAGTTCACGGTCTTGCGTGGGACACAGAATATTTCGGCTTTCCCTGTGCAAACATTGATATTTCGGGGACGCTGTCGGATAACGACGCAAAAGAACTGGTTCGGTTATCAAGGCAATACCGGTTTGTCACCATCCACAACCCGGATGCATTGATTGGCAACGAAAAAACAATTTTAAGCTTACCCAATACGATAAAAACAGATGTCAATATTCGGCTGTGCAGTTCAGACCCTGCGGGCATTGAGGGGGCTGTTTCTGCACTGCCGTTAGAAATAAAAGAGGGATATTCCGTTGTTTTGGACAATAATATGCCCCTCAGTCCCGATGTGTTTGACGCTGTGCAGGGTTCGTTCGTCCATTCCCGTTTTTATCAGGACAAGCACATTACAACGGAAAAGGCCGACGGCGTGTTTTATAACTGGCTGAAAAATGCTCAGAACAGGCCGGACAAGTATTTTTGTATTTGCAGATATCAAGGCCGCTGCGCCGGTGTTATGCTGCTTTCTTTCATCGACAAAAAAAGCATAGTCATTGAGCTGTTATCCGTCTGCAAAACGTTTCAGAACACGGGAATCGGAACCTTAATGATGCGCCGGCTGGGCGTGTTTCGTGCTGAAAAAAACGTGACAAAAATTTTAGTTGGCACACAGGAGCGCAACAGCGCGGCTTTGGCCTTTTATAAAAAAAATAATTTTAAAACAGACAGAAAAACCCATATATATCATATGTGGAATAATTGA
- a CDS encoding glycosyltransferase family 4 protein gives MNILYLTSVFPRPENGATIYTDLACELSRRGHSLTVVVADGKKTQKQAQLGTERGLEVLRVRTGNLYNVGFLKKGLATLLLSHHLKRGIMRFLKNRTYDLILYETPPLAVYKTVQYAKKRFGASSFLMLKDIFPQNGVDLGIYKKNSFIFQYFRRQENALYRVSDKIGCMSKANMEYMKKHNPAVSGKVVFFPNTKAVSEMPAILKASVREKFHLPADKTIFVFGGNIGLPQSPDALIACAKKICEMEKAFFLAVGRGTHTEYVRHALSNADNFMVLNELKRCDYEELLSACDVGLIFLDSRFTVPNFPSRILSYMNFSLAVLACTDNVSDIKDLLSEAGCGFWCKNGCLAQFKQFARKLCENPQMREEMGRKGYLFFKERLNPGISADLLETYMGN, from the coding sequence ATGAATATACTTTATCTTACATCCGTTTTCCCGCGTCCTGAAAACGGCGCCACCATATATACTGACCTTGCCTGCGAGCTGTCCCGCAGGGGACACAGTCTGACGGTGGTGGTTGCGGATGGAAAAAAAACGCAGAAACAGGCGCAGTTGGGAACCGAGCGCGGTTTGGAAGTTCTTCGCGTCCGCACCGGAAACCTATATAATGTGGGCTTTTTAAAAAAAGGACTGGCAACCCTTTTGCTCAGTCATCACTTAAAAAGAGGCATAATGCGGTTTTTGAAAAACAGGACGTATGACCTGATTTTGTATGAAACGCCGCCCCTTGCCGTTTATAAAACGGTTCAATATGCGAAAAAAAGATTTGGTGCATCGTCCTTTTTAATGCTAAAGGACATTTTTCCGCAAAACGGCGTAGACCTGGGAATTTATAAAAAGAACAGCTTCATATTTCAATATTTTAGAAGACAGGAAAATGCGCTTTACCGCGTGTCGGACAAAATTGGCTGCATGTCGAAAGCCAATATGGAATATATGAAAAAACACAACCCGGCGGTATCCGGCAAGGTAGTTTTTTTCCCCAATACCAAGGCGGTTTCTGAAATGCCGGCAATTTTGAAAGCGTCTGTCAGGGAAAAATTCCATCTGCCAGCGGACAAAACCATTTTTGTATTTGGCGGAAACATTGGGCTTCCTCAGTCGCCAGACGCCTTAATTGCGTGCGCGAAAAAAATTTGCGAAATGGAAAAGGCCTTTTTTCTCGCCGTTGGACGGGGAACGCACACCGAGTATGTGCGCCATGCGCTGAGCAACGCGGACAATTTTATGGTTTTAAACGAATTGAAGCGGTGTGATTATGAGGAATTGCTGTCTGCATGTGATGTCGGTCTGATTTTTTTAGACAGCCGGTTTACGGTTCCCAACTTCCCCTCCCGAATTCTTTCCTATATGAATTTTTCTCTGGCAGTTTTGGCCTGCACCGATAACGTCAGCGATATAAAAGACTTACTTTCGGAGGCTGGCTGCGGTTTTTGGTGTAAGAACGGTTGCCTTGCGCAATTTAAACAGTTTGCCAGAAAACTGTGCGAAAATCCTCAAATGCGGGAAGAAATGGGACGAAAGGGCTATTTATTTTTTAAAGAGCGTTTAAACCCAGGCATAAGCGCAGATTTGCTAGAAACATATATGGGAAATTGA
- a CDS encoding glycosyltransferase: MNVLYLTNLPAPYRVDFFNELGKEVNLTVLYERQTAGDRDARWRSRNAENFRELYLGGVKISAAASFSRNVLHYLKDNSFDVRIIGGYSTPTEMLAIRYMKRHNMRYILSIDGGFPAKEHPLLKKIKTYFISGAALYLGTGKNAAGYFTHYGADRNKILQYHFTSLFKNDMLAAPPTEPEKIKLRKELGICAKKMVLSVGRLLPLKRYDLLIEAAKDFPDTEVVIVGGTADRYHMELIDRMGAKNVRFIDFLPYSGLVRYFRAADVFVMPSDSDVWGMVLVEAMANGLPVIATDSCGAAPDLILEGENGMIVPKGNMMKIREGLAFLLSSDHTRYCFGKKSLSVIKEYTIENEVRDHIQAIDTFMGR, encoded by the coding sequence ATGAACGTGTTATACCTTACGAACCTCCCGGCGCCTTACCGTGTAGATTTTTTTAACGAGCTGGGGAAAGAGGTGAACCTGACTGTTTTATATGAACGCCAAACCGCCGGCGACAGGGACGCGCGCTGGCGCAGCAGAAACGCTGAAAACTTTCGCGAACTCTATTTAGGCGGTGTAAAAATCAGCGCGGCGGCTTCTTTTTCCCGAAACGTCCTGCACTATTTGAAAGACAATTCTTTCGACGTGCGAATCATCGGCGGATACAGCACACCAACCGAAATGCTTGCAATCAGGTATATGAAACGGCATAACATGCGGTATATTTTAAGCATAGACGGCGGTTTTCCTGCAAAGGAGCATCCGCTTTTAAAAAAGATAAAAACCTATTTTATTTCGGGCGCCGCCCTGTATTTGGGAACCGGGAAAAACGCAGCCGGCTATTTTACTCACTATGGTGCAGACCGAAATAAGATTTTACAATATCATTTTACGTCCCTTTTTAAAAATGACATGTTAGCGGCGCCGCCCACGGAGCCGGAAAAAATAAAATTAAGAAAAGAGCTGGGCATTTGCGCAAAAAAAATGGTTTTGTCCGTTGGGAGGCTGCTGCCTTTAAAGCGCTACGATTTATTAATTGAAGCGGCGAAAGACTTTCCCGACACGGAAGTCGTCATTGTGGGGGGAACGGCCGACCGTTACCATATGGAGCTTATTGACCGCATGGGGGCAAAAAACGTGCGGTTTATAGACTTTTTACCCTACAGCGGCCTGGTTCGTTACTTTCGCGCGGCAGACGTGTTCGTAATGCCGTCTGATTCCGACGTTTGGGGAATGGTTTTGGTTGAGGCAATGGCAAACGGGCTCCCGGTAATTGCCACAGACAGCTGCGGCGCCGCGCCCGACTTGATTTTAGAAGGGGAAAACGGGATGATTGTGCCAAAGGGCAATATGATGAAAATTCGTGAAGGGCTTGCATTTTTATTATCTTCAGACCACACACGATATTGCTTTGGAAAAAAAAGCCTTTCTGTTATAAAGGAGTATACGATTGAAAACGAGGTACGCGACCACATACAGGCGATTGATACATTCATGGGCAGATAA
- a CDS encoding O-antigen ligase family protein, with product MKTRYATTYRRLIHSWADNIISLLDVFSAFLQTRLAPAVNGVTRRFPRIAEFFKNLTPKKLFAFLCMVSVLSQIDFLSEIWLVRAAVILLWFMAFLFFAAKSRLKLQRETLFFLCPILIFDLLTFLTGLVKGNLSGYLCSPITYSANLSAFVFLTGSLAGAVSGKKLILTGAKVYVLCAIFISIYTIITSFSGIWLSAETYVYSRKNSLAPIILTAVCCIMFLKIIKNVKLNTLLLVLFIGFMVLLKSRASIIGLAAALVVWYVCVIKNRRKRLYIIIAVLLAVLLVLVIPALRELVIGNIIFNNRASLGVNEITSGRSEQFTLIFLANFPNAPFFGSGSTYIESLPLAALLSFGVVSALPLLIFAAVPLRTATLFKNGPVPKSYVLFLKAASIAFLINCLFEERAPFGPGITYFFLWFTSGFFIGCKKNLSVSIR from the coding sequence TTGAAAACGAGGTACGCGACCACATACAGGCGATTGATACATTCATGGGCAGATAACATCATATCCTTATTAGATGTGTTTTCCGCTTTTCTGCAGACCAGGCTTGCCCCTGCCGTAAACGGTGTTACCAGGCGGTTCCCCCGGATTGCAGAATTTTTTAAAAACCTTACGCCAAAAAAACTGTTCGCCTTTTTGTGTATGGTGTCTGTTCTGTCGCAGATTGATTTTTTGTCTGAAATCTGGCTTGTCCGTGCCGCGGTTATTTTGCTATGGTTCATGGCGTTTCTTTTTTTTGCCGCAAAGTCGCGCCTTAAGCTGCAGCGGGAGACGTTGTTTTTCCTCTGTCCCATTTTAATTTTTGATTTACTCACATTTTTAACCGGTCTGGTGAAAGGAAACCTTTCCGGTTATCTGTGTTCGCCAATTACCTATTCGGCAAACCTCTCTGCGTTTGTATTCCTAACAGGGTCGCTGGCCGGCGCTGTTTCGGGAAAAAAACTGATTCTTACCGGCGCTAAGGTCTATGTCCTCTGTGCCATTTTCATATCCATTTACACCATCATAACCAGTTTTTCAGGAATTTGGCTCTCGGCTGAAACCTATGTTTATTCCCGCAAAAACTCCCTGGCTCCGATCATTTTAACAGCGGTTTGCTGTATCATGTTTTTAAAAATTATTAAAAATGTAAAACTGAACACACTGCTTTTGGTGTTGTTTATCGGCTTTATGGTGCTTTTAAAAAGCCGCGCGTCCATCATTGGACTCGCGGCCGCTTTGGTTGTGTGGTATGTGTGTGTGATAAAGAATAGGCGAAAACGCCTTTACATTATCATTGCTGTTCTTTTGGCAGTTCTGCTTGTCCTTGTCATACCGGCCTTGCGCGAACTGGTAATTGGAAACATTATTTTTAACAACCGCGCATCTTTAGGCGTAAACGAAATTACCTCTGGGCGTTCAGAACAGTTTACTCTCATATTTCTGGCAAATTTTCCAAATGCCCCGTTTTTCGGAAGCGGAAGCACTTACATCGAGTCGCTGCCATTAGCTGCCCTGCTCTCTTTCGGAGTTGTTTCCGCGCTGCCGCTTCTCATTTTTGCGGCTGTCCCCCTGCGCACGGCGACTCTGTTTAAAAATGGCCCGGTTCCAAAATCGTATGTATTGTTTTTAAAGGCAGCCTCCATTGCATTTTTAATCAACTGCCTTTTTGAGGAACGCGCGCCGTTCGGCCCCGGTATCACGTATTTTTTTCTCTGGTTCACCAGCGGTTTTTTCATCGGCTGTAAAAAAAATCTTTCCGTTTCCATCCGCTGA
- a CDS encoding helix-turn-helix domain-containing protein encodes MKELESTVFSANLRKLRMSRGMTQGELAKRFNISRSCIANYESEKRQPDHEMIRKIADYFDVSIDFLLGRSSVKMTVPDSDEMFKLQQIGNVLDFGDKLDLSNAEPRVKIALIEFYSYLTTIM; translated from the coding sequence GTGAAAGAATTAGAGAGCACTGTCTTTTCGGCAAATTTAAGAAAGCTGAGGATGTCACGTGGTATGACGCAAGGCGAACTGGCAAAGAGATTCAATATCTCCAGAAGCTGCATTGCAAATTATGAATCAGAGAAAAGACAGCCCGATCACGAAATGATTCGGAAAATTGCAGATTATTTTGATGTGAGCATCGATTTTCTTTTGGGAAGAAGCTCAGTGAAGATGACTGTACCCGACAGTGACGAAATGTTTAAGCTTCAGCAGATTGGCAACGTTTTAGACTTCGGGGACAAGCTGGACCTCAGCAATGCAGAGCCCAGGGTAAAAATTGCATTGATTGAGTTTTACAGTTATTTAACCACGATAATGTAG
- a CDS encoding FeoA family protein, with amino-acid sequence MTLDKLKPGESGTIVATNGEGALRRRLLDMGLTPKTKITVRKVAPLGDPVELYLRGYVLTIRHEDAAKIEITEVINS; translated from the coding sequence ATGACATTGGATAAATTAAAACCGGGCGAAAGCGGCACGATTGTGGCAACAAACGGCGAGGGTGCCTTAAGACGCAGACTGCTGGACATGGGCCTTACGCCAAAGACGAAGATAACCGTCCGCAAGGTTGCGCCCTTAGGCGACCCGGTTGAACTTTATTTGCGCGGCTATGTGCTGACCATCCGGCATGAAGACGCGGCAAAAATTGAAATCACAGAGGTGATAAATTCATGA